The following proteins come from a genomic window of Ornithinimicrobium cryptoxanthini:
- a CDS encoding thymidine kinase codes for MRSEPQGRLQVICGPMFAGKSEELQRRVRRAHIAGRSVEVVNHAWDSRHGTIEVSSHAGLSIPAHPASDVGSILQLVNGRPLDLLAIDEAQFFGSDLIFAVDDLVRAGTTVVVAGLCVTFDGRPFEPLASLMALAEDVTKLTAVCAVCGLDAAFHQRISPDAVTEATIPGPEHVGGLETYQARCRRHFAPGA; via the coding sequence ATGCGCAGTGAGCCCCAGGGACGGCTGCAGGTGATCTGCGGTCCGATGTTTGCCGGCAAGTCCGAGGAGCTGCAGCGCCGGGTCCGCCGAGCGCACATCGCCGGGCGGTCCGTGGAGGTCGTCAACCACGCGTGGGACTCCCGGCACGGCACCATCGAGGTGTCCTCGCACGCCGGGCTGAGCATCCCCGCGCACCCGGCCTCGGACGTCGGCTCGATCCTGCAGCTCGTGAACGGTCGGCCGCTCGATCTTCTCGCGATCGATGAGGCGCAGTTCTTCGGCTCCGACCTCATCTTCGCCGTCGATGACCTCGTGCGCGCGGGCACGACGGTCGTCGTCGCCGGACTGTGCGTGACCTTCGACGGCCGCCCGTTCGAACCGCTCGCCTCGCTCATGGCCCTGGCGGAGGACGTCACCAAGCTGACCGCCGTGTGCGCGGTCTGTGGTCTAGATGCGGCGTTCCACCAGCGGATCAGTCCGGACGCGGTCACTGAGGCGACGATCCCCGGGCCGGAGCACGTCGGCGGGCTCGAGACCTATCAGGCCCGCTGTCGCCGCCACTTCGCACCCGGCGCCTAG
- a CDS encoding FAD-dependent oxidoreductase — protein sequence MTESLHTEILVIGWGKAGKTLAGVMGRAGRSVTLVEQSTDMVGGTCINIGCVPTKALVHQADVRREDDDPAAYFRGAVQSRDILIDKLNAANREMLESVDQVRLVVGGRAEFTGPKQVRVTGGSDELDITADAVVLNTGAVPRTIDVPGADGPRVHDSTSIQHVDPFPARLAIVGAGPVALEFASMFAQFGSDVTLLEHGARILRIEDEDVAESVRQALGDQGVRILTQAQTTAIEDAADGVRLRTGVGDVTADAVLVAVGRLPATEGLGLGTAGVEVGQRGEVVVDDLLRTSAEGVWAVGDVNGGPQQTYVSLDDHRIVTSQLNGSGRRSRADRIAVPTTIFLTPPLGRVGLSEHEAREAGKAFHVHVKAVGEIAAMPRPRTLGETHGLIKFVVDADTDEILGAALHTVDAQELVNLVALAMRTGTTAAQLRDGIWTHPSTTEALNEVLVTPGVS from the coding sequence ATGACGGAGTCACTGCACACGGAGATCCTGGTCATCGGTTGGGGCAAGGCCGGCAAGACACTGGCGGGGGTCATGGGGCGGGCCGGCAGGAGCGTCACCCTGGTGGAGCAGTCCACTGACATGGTGGGCGGCACCTGCATCAACATCGGTTGTGTGCCGACCAAGGCATTGGTGCACCAGGCCGATGTGCGGCGCGAGGATGACGACCCGGCGGCATACTTCCGGGGTGCGGTGCAGAGCCGGGACATCCTGATCGACAAGCTCAACGCGGCCAACCGGGAGATGCTCGAGTCCGTTGACCAGGTGCGGCTGGTCGTGGGTGGGCGCGCCGAGTTCACCGGCCCCAAGCAGGTGCGAGTCACTGGTGGGTCGGACGAGCTCGACATCACTGCAGACGCCGTGGTGCTCAACACCGGGGCGGTGCCACGCACTATCGATGTGCCTGGGGCGGATGGTCCGCGAGTCCACGACTCGACCAGCATCCAGCACGTCGACCCCTTCCCTGCGCGACTGGCGATCGTCGGGGCAGGGCCGGTGGCGCTGGAGTTTGCCAGCATGTTTGCGCAGTTCGGGAGCGACGTCACGCTCCTGGAGCACGGCGCGCGAATCCTGCGGATCGAGGACGAGGATGTCGCCGAATCGGTGCGTCAGGCGCTGGGGGACCAGGGGGTGCGGATTCTCACCCAGGCGCAGACGACCGCCATCGAGGATGCCGCGGACGGCGTGAGGTTGCGCACTGGCGTCGGTGACGTCACGGCCGATGCGGTGCTCGTCGCGGTGGGTCGCCTGCCGGCCACCGAGGGACTCGGACTTGGCACGGCGGGAGTTGAGGTCGGGCAGCGCGGCGAGGTGGTTGTCGATGACCTGCTCCGCACCAGCGCTGAGGGCGTGTGGGCGGTCGGTGACGTCAACGGGGGACCGCAGCAGACCTATGTGTCGCTGGACGACCACCGCATCGTCACCTCCCAGCTCAACGGCAGCGGCAGACGCTCGCGAGCGGACCGGATCGCGGTGCCGACGACCATCTTCCTGACCCCGCCGCTCGGCCGGGTCGGGCTGTCCGAGCACGAGGCCCGCGAGGCTGGCAAGGCTTTCCACGTCCATGTCAAGGCCGTCGGCGAGATCGCCGCGATGCCCCGGCCCAGGACGCTGGGGGAGACCCACGGGCTGATCAAGTTCGTCGTCGACGCGGACACCGACGAGATCCTTGGCGCCGCTCTCCACACCGTCGATGCTCAGGAGCTGGTCAACCTCGTGGCACTCGCGATGCGCACCGGGACGACCGCCGCACAGTTGCGTGACGGGATCTGGACACATCCGTCGACCACGGAGGCGCTCAACGAGGTGCTGGTGACGCCAGGGGTTAGCTGA
- a CDS encoding HNH endonuclease signature motif containing protein codes for MSGWAAEELAGGLVAAGRGLDRAGVDADELVRVFDASMSEGLEAVGRLEAQLAGVRFSLAFEAASRGLHTAVGLSLVDWLRVRCPMLSKQEACQVQDVVRAAGHHWGGPLAEAVRTGTGAVHRVAKVARTMRRLASSLDVDQQQDYAKIATGAATNPGISDQDLDVVCQKLLIDLLDEKPRDEAKATAQELRRVTSRPLGRGMTRFTVDAPEGDAGLIDGVLCGPLAAPTPAEDGTPDPRMPGQRKYDAFWLTFNRGTSNPGAPPSSARASVIVTVKADPATGRPEGAAVSSTGAVMDAAQAGRLACVGDVTPIVLGEHGQPLALGRTVRLATPGQFKALMVRDGQCTYPGCSVPGTWCDSHHLIWWCRGGSTDLELLVLLCPRHHTLVHDQDLMATVNGSVVTWHV; via the coding sequence GTGTCAGGGTGGGCGGCTGAGGAGCTGGCGGGAGGGTTGGTTGCTGCGGGGCGGGGTCTGGACCGGGCGGGGGTCGACGCGGATGAGCTGGTGCGGGTCTTTGACGCCTCGATGAGCGAGGGCCTTGAGGCGGTGGGCCGGTTGGAAGCCCAGCTGGCCGGGGTACGGTTCTCGTTGGCGTTCGAGGCCGCGTCGCGGGGGTTGCACACCGCGGTCGGGTTGTCGTTGGTGGACTGGTTGCGGGTGCGGTGCCCGATGCTCTCGAAGCAGGAGGCGTGTCAGGTCCAGGACGTGGTCCGCGCGGCCGGTCACCATTGGGGCGGGCCGTTGGCTGAGGCGGTCCGCACGGGGACCGGGGCGGTGCACCGGGTGGCGAAAGTCGCTAGGACGATGCGCAGGTTGGCGTCCTCGTTGGATGTGGATCAGCAGCAGGACTACGCGAAGATCGCCACCGGCGCGGCGACCAACCCGGGCATCAGTGACCAGGACCTGGATGTGGTGTGCCAGAAGTTGTTGATCGACCTGTTGGATGAGAAGCCGCGCGATGAGGCCAAGGCCACCGCCCAGGAACTGCGGCGGGTGACCTCGCGGCCGCTGGGTCGGGGGATGACCCGGTTCACCGTCGATGCCCCGGAAGGGGATGCGGGGCTCATCGACGGGGTGCTGTGCGGTCCGTTGGCCGCGCCAACACCAGCTGAGGACGGGACACCGGATCCGCGGATGCCGGGGCAGCGGAAGTATGACGCGTTCTGGTTGACGTTCAACCGTGGCACGTCCAACCCTGGTGCCCCACCCTCGTCGGCGCGGGCGTCGGTGATCGTGACGGTCAAGGCGGACCCGGCGACCGGGCGGCCTGAGGGGGCGGCGGTCAGCAGCACCGGTGCGGTGATGGACGCGGCCCAGGCGGGACGGTTGGCGTGTGTGGGGGATGTGACCCCGATTGTCCTGGGCGAGCACGGTCAACCCCTCGCGCTGGGGCGCACGGTGCGGTTAGCGACACCGGGGCAGTTCAAGGCGCTGATGGTCCGTGACGGGCAGTGCACCTACCCGGGGTGTTCGGTGCCCGGGACGTGGTGCGACAGTCATCACCTGATCTGGTGGTGTCGCGGCGGGAGCACCGATCTCGAACTGCTGGTCTTGTTGTGTCCGAGGCATCACACGTTGGTCCACGACCAAGACCTGATGGCCACCGTCAACGGCTCCGTCGTGACCTGGCACGTGTGA
- a CDS encoding O-acetyl-ADP-ribose deacetylase → MTVLEAVEADITTQDVDAIVNAANSQLLGGGGVDGAIHAAAGAALLEECRQVRASRWHDGLPVGEAVATGAGELPARWVIHTVGPNRHRGQTDPALLASCFSGSLDEAARIGARSVAFPAISAGVYGWDADEVAQTAVSTVRSWVASHPDEVDLVRFVLFGSAVHQAFDTALAT, encoded by the coding sequence ATGACTGTGCTCGAGGCTGTCGAGGCCGACATCACCACCCAGGACGTCGACGCGATCGTCAACGCCGCGAACTCGCAACTGCTGGGCGGCGGCGGGGTGGACGGAGCGATCCACGCGGCGGCCGGTGCGGCGCTCCTGGAGGAGTGCCGCCAGGTGCGCGCGAGCCGGTGGCACGACGGGCTGCCGGTCGGTGAGGCGGTCGCCACCGGCGCGGGTGAGCTGCCCGCGCGCTGGGTGATCCACACGGTCGGACCGAACCGCCACCGCGGCCAGACCGACCCAGCGCTGCTGGCGAGCTGCTTCTCGGGCAGCCTGGACGAGGCGGCGCGGATTGGTGCCCGGTCCGTGGCCTTTCCTGCCATCTCTGCAGGTGTCTATGGATGGGATGCCGACGAGGTAGCCCAGACCGCGGTCTCCACCGTGCGTTCCTGGGTTGCGTCACACCCGGACGAGGTCGATCTGGTGCGGTTCGTGCTCTTTGGCTCTGCGGTGCATCAGGCCTTTGACACGGCCCTCGCCACCTGA
- a CDS encoding GNAT family N-acetyltransferase, which yields MSAANRTFADKPTLRGQLVTLRPVETEDVPVLAGILRDPEVRRLTGSVHSTAEASADDEEEARLREWYSTRNDQPDRLDLMVVDHTSGQVVGEVVLNQWDEGSATCNFRTLIGPAGRDRGLGTEAARLLMDYAFTHLPLHRIDLEVYAFNPRAQRVYEKVGFVVEGRRREALQFDGQRVDAIIMGLLRSDWDAPRDPMRSEVPR from the coding sequence GTGAGCGCCGCGAACCGCACCTTTGCTGACAAACCAACCCTGCGGGGCCAGTTGGTGACCCTGCGCCCGGTGGAGACGGAGGACGTGCCCGTGCTTGCCGGCATACTCCGTGACCCGGAGGTGCGACGGCTGACCGGCAGCGTCCACAGCACCGCCGAGGCCTCGGCCGATGATGAGGAGGAGGCCAGGTTGCGGGAGTGGTATTCCACGCGCAACGACCAGCCCGACCGCCTCGACCTGATGGTGGTGGACCACACCAGCGGCCAGGTTGTGGGCGAGGTCGTGCTCAACCAGTGGGACGAGGGCAGCGCCACCTGCAACTTCCGCACCCTCATCGGCCCGGCCGGACGCGACCGCGGCCTGGGCACCGAGGCGGCGCGACTGCTGATGGACTACGCCTTCACCCACCTGCCACTGCACCGCATCGACCTGGAGGTCTACGCCTTCAACCCGCGGGCCCAGCGCGTCTATGAAAAGGTCGGGTTCGTCGTGGAGGGCCGACGGAGGGAGGCGCTCCAGTTTGACGGTCAGCGAGTCGACGCGATCATCATGGGCCTGCTGCGCAGCGACTGGGACGCCCCGCGCGACCCCATGAGGTCCGAGGTGCCCAGATGA
- a CDS encoding FAD-dependent oxidoreductase, whose protein sequence is MMESDRRRCALLDLPTPTSLWHSDTETPDRTGSAPPDSDVVVVGAGIAGLTTACLLARSGQRVTVLEARHVGAGVTGNTTAKVSAQHGLRYAGLGPDRAMLYADAQVRALRWIADGAGSGEAGSGAAGSTVPDWGFERKDSYVYTTRPDRREKLAREAEAMRAAGLPAELVTEVDLPFEVDAAVRLRDQAQFHPQRWLLHLASQIEASGGSVIEGVRVVNVHSRDGIPTIETTTDGGETVRTISAGHVVIATHYPILDRALFFTRLDQVRDLVVSGAITGTAPDGMFISVDDGHSLRTPPGATDRLLVGGGQHRPGARSDEDRLYAELAAWGVENVGLQQVEHRWSAHDLTTPDKVPYVGPYLPTSKNLWVATGFNLWGMTNGTAAGHLLHDLILGQADPERAALFNPHRVSLEMAPGVLTDQVKVGTHLVGGVVRAALTGHETSELAPGEGRVSRVGARAVASYRDDDGTLHEVCGHCTHLGCVVRFNDAEKTWDCPCHGSRFAVDGTVLQGPATKPLAPHEE, encoded by the coding sequence ATGATGGAGAGCGACCGCCGGAGGTGCGCCTTGCTCGATCTGCCCACGCCCACGTCGTTGTGGCACAGCGACACTGAGACCCCTGACCGCACCGGGTCAGCGCCACCCGACAGTGATGTCGTGGTCGTCGGCGCTGGCATCGCGGGGCTGACGACCGCGTGCCTGCTCGCCCGCTCCGGCCAGCGCGTCACCGTCCTGGAGGCGCGTCACGTCGGCGCCGGAGTCACCGGCAACACGACGGCCAAGGTCAGCGCTCAGCACGGGCTGCGCTATGCAGGTCTCGGTCCCGACCGGGCCATGCTGTATGCCGACGCCCAGGTCCGAGCCCTCCGTTGGATCGCCGACGGGGCCGGATCGGGTGAGGCTGGATCGGGTGCTGCCGGGTCGACCGTCCCTGACTGGGGCTTCGAGCGCAAGGACTCCTACGTCTACACGACCCGTCCCGACCGGCGCGAGAAGCTGGCCCGCGAGGCCGAGGCGATGCGGGCAGCCGGGCTGCCGGCCGAGCTGGTCACCGAGGTGGATCTGCCGTTCGAGGTCGACGCCGCCGTGCGTCTGCGTGACCAGGCGCAGTTCCACCCCCAACGCTGGCTGCTGCACCTGGCCTCGCAGATCGAGGCGAGCGGTGGCTCGGTGATCGAGGGGGTGCGGGTCGTCAACGTCCACTCGCGTGACGGCATACCCACCATCGAGACGACCACCGACGGCGGCGAGACGGTCCGCACGATCTCGGCCGGCCACGTGGTGATCGCCACGCACTACCCGATCCTGGACCGGGCGCTGTTCTTCACGCGGCTCGACCAGGTGCGCGACCTGGTGGTCAGCGGTGCGATCACAGGGACCGCCCCGGACGGCATGTTCATCAGCGTCGACGACGGCCACTCGCTGCGCACCCCTCCGGGCGCGACCGATCGCCTCCTCGTGGGCGGCGGCCAGCACCGGCCGGGCGCGCGCTCCGACGAGGACCGTCTCTATGCCGAGCTCGCGGCATGGGGCGTCGAGAACGTCGGCCTGCAGCAGGTGGAGCACCGCTGGTCGGCGCACGACCTGACCACGCCGGACAAGGTGCCGTATGTCGGGCCCTACCTGCCCACCAGCAAGAACCTCTGGGTTGCCACCGGTTTCAACCTGTGGGGCATGACCAACGGGACAGCAGCCGGTCACCTCCTGCACGACCTGATCCTCGGTCAGGCAGACCCGGAGCGCGCGGCGCTGTTCAACCCGCACCGGGTGAGTCTGGAGATGGCGCCCGGGGTGCTGACCGACCAGGTCAAGGTGGGCACCCACCTCGTCGGCGGCGTGGTCCGCGCTGCCCTCACCGGCCACGAGACCTCCGAGCTGGCACCGGGCGAGGGACGGGTCAGCCGGGTGGGAGCGCGGGCGGTTGCGAGCTATCGCGACGACGACGGCACGCTGCACGAGGTGTGCGGTCACTGCACGCACCTGGGCTGCGTCGTGCGCTTCAACGACGCGGAGAAGACTTGGGACTGCCCCTGCCACGGCTCACGGTTTGCCGTCGACGGCACCGTGCTGCAGGGCCCAGCGACCAAGCCCCTGGCGCCACACGAGGAGTGA
- a CDS encoding LLM class flavin-dependent oxidoreductase has protein sequence MPPNTRVPLSVLELVPRSQGQTPAEAMQASTVLATRLDELGYHRLWVAEHHGTEAFMSSATSVILGHFANHTQGIRLGSGGVMLPNHSPLMVAEYYGTLATLHGDRFDLGLGRAPGTDPLTAAALARSASGLNDFAGNVLDLVSYLGDGATTRVRALPGEGTNVPIWMLGSSTGGAQVAAALGLPFSFASHFAPQQMREALAVYRERFNADAETAQVERPTVMAGINVLVAPSEAEAHYLFTTAQQMVAAIRTGGSAPLAPPVDDLSTVVPEGLLSMIQEFHSVKAVGDPSQVVPQLKEFAAAYELDELIVTTYTHDPAMRQRSFELLADAWGVTPRV, from the coding sequence ATGCCCCCGAACACCCGTGTGCCCCTGTCCGTCCTCGAACTGGTCCCGCGCTCCCAGGGGCAGACGCCCGCAGAGGCGATGCAGGCCTCGACCGTGCTGGCGACCCGGCTGGACGAGCTGGGCTACCACCGGCTGTGGGTGGCCGAGCACCACGGGACCGAGGCCTTCATGTCCTCGGCGACCTCCGTCATACTCGGGCACTTTGCCAACCACACGCAGGGGATCCGGCTCGGCTCCGGCGGCGTGATGCTGCCCAACCACTCGCCGTTGATGGTGGCGGAGTACTACGGCACCCTGGCCACCCTGCACGGTGACCGGTTCGACCTCGGGCTGGGCCGTGCTCCCGGCACCGACCCGCTGACTGCGGCTGCGCTCGCTCGCAGCGCCAGCGGTCTCAACGACTTCGCCGGCAACGTGCTCGACCTGGTCAGCTATCTCGGTGACGGCGCGACCACGCGGGTGCGCGCACTGCCGGGCGAGGGCACCAACGTGCCGATCTGGATGCTCGGATCCTCCACGGGCGGCGCGCAGGTCGCGGCAGCGCTCGGCCTGCCCTTCAGCTTCGCCAGCCACTTCGCGCCCCAGCAGATGCGCGAGGCCCTGGCCGTCTATCGCGAGCGCTTCAACGCCGACGCGGAGACCGCCCAGGTCGAGCGGCCGACCGTCATGGCGGGCATCAACGTGCTGGTTGCCCCGTCCGAGGCCGAGGCGCACTATCTGTTCACGACGGCGCAGCAGATGGTCGCCGCCATCCGCACCGGCGGCTCAGCTCCCCTGGCTCCCCCCGTCGACGACCTGTCCACGGTGGTCCCCGAGGGGCTGCTGTCGATGATCCAGGAGTTCCACTCGGTCAAGGCGGTCGGTGACCCGTCGCAGGTCGTCCCGCAGCTCAAGGAGTTCGCCGCGGCCTATGAGCTGGATGAGCTGATCGTCACGACCTACACGCACGACCCGGCGATGCGCCAGCGCTCCTTCGAGCTGCTCGCCGACGCGTGGGGCGTCACGCCGAGAGTCTGA
- a CDS encoding HNH endonuclease signature motif containing protein, with translation MARFAQVLEACGGGESLLEARVQTVLAEAPKPTWSWEVIPLRDREVVIEFVPATAAETAVARALAALGVAPAECDLLTDLAGACAAVNLRGAPPPASTGEGSPAGTATPGTTTAAPTAEANAAVGSGDVVEEAPEVKGRASVLVDAIGVLSRGAGRLDRVMVSGTRELTAAQGKLLLADKGVATLDELSASQTDAWRVKAKSRARTELEFVMGWGVREVRDLVNLATQTASVRSTVGSALASGEVSWRLVRGFLIGAGHLPPHLGAGVANALFGSEEAVAATERLTSDRQFTGRPWAHKEFYRALDREVAKAEAHLEEDERRKKSRSRNLSEADTWGRMDEDGTAVFGMRCTATQLAAISDRLDGAARRARANGDARAEGQIRAAVAAVLLLNGTVPTDDWPEGGDQITPEQTEQLAAILAGLPAAVLNVIVPLNFLHPDTSDDGAGGQDAGGQDADGRCAGGQDAGGQGPADTVDDTQHTDDEAEQACSEAGSLAQPDAPVHDHQAASPDASATAGRGQDSASPQAAADGGQDSASPAGQNPDRPEDPRRGEGSAERPDQHGPGCSCGDSPDTGHEQDSAQPGSDPDREGKSAQLAQERFGSGVFGIGEVAGRQSVFLSPQEVARLALTPGSVMHRLVTDPLSGRCLERSTKSYPFTAAMKAQIAFADRMCRAPGCTVPAAASQFDHVTEHGTAGGHTCEANGALAHPSHHDQKTKKYLDVVINHRREMTWETLLGKIYRTKAHDYTQYSTMLSEAVDQVNNAAEDDRGEAIDLAIYQALSYRPGRTRLTAGEDEPFGEDQFLAWDQIRLTRRDARTGRILNGPTPDTVTAERDRHTRATPRAEDEDQVKRLKDGDIDRVSDSDSNRQTASGDQATAEGRTAEPKTPGHVPWSTPDDTPPPF, from the coding sequence GTGGCTCGATTCGCGCAGGTGTTGGAAGCGTGCGGTGGAGGCGAGTCGCTGCTGGAGGCACGCGTGCAGACGGTGCTGGCTGAGGCACCTAAGCCGACGTGGTCCTGGGAGGTGATCCCGCTGCGCGACCGCGAGGTCGTGATCGAGTTCGTCCCCGCGACCGCGGCTGAGACTGCGGTCGCGCGGGCCCTGGCTGCCCTGGGGGTCGCCCCGGCCGAGTGTGATCTGTTGACCGATCTGGCCGGGGCCTGCGCCGCGGTGAACCTTCGTGGGGCGCCACCACCTGCCTCCACTGGCGAGGGCAGTCCTGCCGGGACAGCAACTCCTGGAACGACCACCGCCGCGCCCACCGCCGAAGCAAACGCTGCTGTGGGCTCAGGTGACGTCGTGGAGGAGGCGCCGGAGGTTAAGGGACGGGCCTCAGTGTTGGTGGACGCGATCGGGGTGTTGTCGCGCGGGGCGGGTCGTCTTGATCGGGTGATGGTGTCCGGGACGCGGGAGTTGACCGCAGCGCAGGGCAAGTTGTTGCTGGCCGACAAGGGCGTCGCCACGCTGGATGAACTGTCCGCGTCCCAGACGGACGCGTGGCGAGTCAAGGCGAAGTCGCGGGCCCGCACCGAGTTGGAGTTCGTGATGGGTTGGGGCGTCCGGGAGGTTCGCGACCTCGTCAACCTGGCGACCCAGACCGCCAGCGTGCGGTCCACGGTGGGCTCGGCACTGGCCTCGGGGGAGGTGTCGTGGCGGTTGGTGCGTGGCTTCCTGATCGGCGCCGGGCACCTACCCCCGCACCTGGGCGCGGGGGTGGCGAACGCGTTGTTCGGGTCCGAGGAGGCCGTGGCGGCCACCGAACGGTTGACCAGTGACCGGCAGTTCACTGGTCGGCCGTGGGCGCACAAGGAGTTCTACCGGGCCCTGGACCGAGAGGTGGCCAAGGCTGAGGCGCACCTGGAGGAGGACGAGCGGCGCAAGAAGTCCCGGTCCAGGAACCTGTCCGAGGCTGACACGTGGGGGCGGATGGACGAGGACGGCACTGCGGTCTTCGGGATGCGGTGCACCGCGACCCAACTGGCCGCGATCAGCGACCGCCTGGACGGCGCGGCCCGCCGGGCCCGCGCCAACGGGGACGCCCGCGCCGAGGGACAGATCCGTGCCGCCGTCGCGGCGGTGCTGCTGCTCAACGGCACCGTCCCCACCGACGACTGGCCCGAAGGCGGCGACCAGATCACCCCGGAACAGACCGAGCAGCTCGCCGCGATCCTGGCGGGTCTGCCCGCCGCGGTGCTCAACGTGATCGTCCCTCTCAACTTCCTCCACCCCGACACCAGCGACGACGGCGCCGGTGGACAGGACGCCGGTGGACAGGACGCCGATGGACGGTGCGCTGGTGGACAGGACGCGGGTGGCCAGGGTCCCGCGGACACGGTCGACGACACACAGCACACTGACGACGAGGCGGAGCAGGCATGCAGCGAGGCAGGCAGTCTTGCGCAGCCCGACGCCCCCGTCCACGACCACCAAGCTGCCTCACCGGATGCGTCAGCGACCGCCGGCCGTGGGCAGGACTCTGCCTCGCCGCAGGCGGCCGCTGATGGTGGGCAGGACTCTGCCTCTCCGGCCGGCCAAAACCCTGACCGTCCGGAGGACCCCCGTCGTGGGGAGGGCTCTGCCGAGCGGCCGGATCAGCACGGTCCGGGCTGCTCTTGTGGCGACAGCCCGGACACCGGCCATGAGCAGGACTCTGCGCAGCCCGGCTCTGACCCCGATCGTGAAGGGAAGTCTGCCCAGCTGGCGCAGGAGAGGTTCGGGTCCGGCGTGTTCGGCATCGGCGAGGTCGCCGGTCGCCAGTCGGTGTTCCTGTCCCCGCAGGAGGTGGCCCGGTTGGCGTTGACGCCGGGGTCGGTGATGCATCGGTTGGTGACCGACCCGCTCTCGGGGCGGTGCCTGGAGCGGTCGACCAAGTCATACCCGTTCACGGCTGCGATGAAGGCCCAGATCGCGTTTGCTGACCGGATGTGTCGGGCTCCGGGATGCACCGTGCCCGCCGCGGCCAGCCAGTTCGACCACGTCACCGAGCACGGCACCGCCGGTGGGCATACCTGCGAGGCCAACGGTGCGCTGGCCCACCCCAGTCACCACGACCAGAAGACCAAGAAGTACCTCGACGTGGTCATCAACCACCGGCGGGAGATGACCTGGGAGACGCTGCTGGGGAAGATCTACCGCACCAAGGCCCACGACTACACGCAGTACTCCACGATGCTGTCCGAGGCGGTCGACCAGGTCAACAATGCCGCCGAGGACGACCGCGGCGAGGCCATCGACCTAGCCATTTACCAGGCCCTGTCCTACCGGCCCGGCCGCACCCGACTCACCGCCGGTGAGGACGAGCCCTTCGGCGAGGACCAGTTCCTGGCCTGGGACCAGATCCGGCTGACCCGCCGAGACGCTCGCACCGGACGCATCCTCAACGGCCCCACCCCTGACACCGTCACCGCCGAACGCGACCGGCACACCCGCGCCACGCCGCGCGCAGAGGACGAGGACCAGGTCAAGCGGCTCAAAGACGGCGACATCGACCGCGTCAGCGACAGCGACAGCAACAGGCAGACCGCCTCAGGCGACCAGGCCACAGCAGAAGGCCGGACCGCCGAGCCCAAGACCCCTGGGCACGTGCCCTGGTCCACCCCCGACGACACCCCACCACCCTTCTAG
- a CDS encoding amino acid ABC transporter ATP-binding protein, whose translation MRPLPSAGGPAGGPAHGPAGGPAHGPAGEVLLQANGLRKSFGDLEVLRSIDLTVRKGEVVVLIGPSGSGKTTVLRSLNGLETPDGGRLELLGGPALDFTGKVSKSERFALRNRSAMVFQQHNLFPHRTVLQNVIEGPVQVQKVPKAQAVAEAEALLERVGLLEKRDVYPFQLSGGQQQRVGIVRALALKPSLLLFDEPTSALDPELVGDVLTVIKELADEGWTMVVVTHELSFARAAADEVLFMDGGVIVERSDPRQMFTNPRHERTRQFLDRILNPLHEDD comes from the coding sequence ATGAGACCGCTCCCCTCCGCCGGTGGTCCGGCTGGCGGGCCGGCCCATGGTCCGGCTGGCGGGCCGGCCCATGGTCCGGCTGGCGAGGTCCTGCTGCAGGCCAACGGCCTGCGCAAGAGCTTCGGCGACCTGGAGGTGCTGCGCTCGATCGACCTCACCGTCCGTAAGGGCGAGGTGGTGGTGCTGATCGGCCCGAGCGGGTCGGGCAAGACGACCGTGCTCCGCTCGCTGAACGGCCTGGAGACCCCTGACGGTGGCCGGCTCGAACTCCTCGGCGGACCGGCCCTCGACTTCACCGGCAAGGTCTCCAAGAGTGAGCGGTTCGCGCTGCGCAACCGCTCAGCCATGGTCTTCCAGCAGCACAACCTCTTTCCGCACCGGACGGTGCTGCAGAACGTCATCGAGGGGCCCGTCCAGGTGCAGAAGGTGCCCAAGGCACAGGCCGTCGCGGAGGCGGAGGCGCTGCTGGAGCGCGTCGGGCTGCTCGAGAAGCGCGACGTCTATCCGTTCCAGCTCTCCGGCGGGCAGCAGCAACGCGTCGGCATCGTCCGCGCCCTCGCGCTCAAGCCCAGCCTCCTGCTCTTCGACGAGCCGACCTCAGCTCTCGACCCCGAGCTGGTGGGCGACGTGCTGACCGTCATCAAGGAGCTGGCCGACGAGGGGTGGACCATGGTCGTGGTCACCCACGAGCTGAGCTTCGCCCGGGCCGCCGCCGACGAGGTCCTGTTCATGGACGGCGGCGTAATCGTCGAGCGGTCGGACCCGCGACAGATGTTCACCAACCCCCGGCACGAGCGCACCCGCCAGTTCCTGGACCGGATCCTCAACCCTCTGCACGAGGACGACTGA